CGACACTGGACCAGTTCCCGACATTGACAGTGCCGGCGCAGACGGGTGTGCGCCTGACCAGAACGATGTCGGTTTCACCGCAGCGGTGGTCGGACTGGGTGCCAAGATGGCGGCGGCCGACGGCCTGGTCAGCGACAGCGAGATCATGGCCTTCGCCCGCGTGTTCCGGGCGCCGCCCGAAGAGGCCGAGAATGTGCGACGTGTGTTCGCACTCGCGCGCCAGACGGTGCGCGGATACGAAGCCTACGCCCGCCGCATCGGACGGCGCTACCGCGACCGGCCTTGCCTGCTCGAAGGCGTGCTGGACGGCCTGTTCCAGATCGCGGGCGCCGACGGCGTGGTCACCGAGGCGGAAATGACCTACCTGCGCACCGTTTCCGAGGCGTTCGGCTTTGACCAGGCCACCTTCCGGCGCATCCGTGCCAGCCATCTCGGGCCGGAGCGCGACGATCCCTATCATATCCTTGGCGTCGCCCATGACGCGGATTTTCCCGATATCCGCACAGCGTATCGCCGCCTGATGGCCGACCATCACCCGGACCGGATCATCCAGATGGGCGCGCCGCGCGAGTTCGAGGATGCCGCCCATTCCAAGGCGGCCGCGATCACAGCTGCCTATGCCCGTATCCGGGCAGAGCGCGGCTTGCTGGTGCGCCAGGAATGATCATTGCGGAAAAGTGATACGCGCGGCGCATGCAACGCGTTGACGCCCTGCCATCATGCGGCCATCTTGATCGCTGATCGTGAGGCTCCATGGACCAGACCCTTCCACCGCCCCGTATGTCAGGCTTGCTGGCGTCACTTCGTGCCGGCCTTGGTTTCTTCATTCAGTTGATGGTCGGCGCAGTGGTGTTGTTCCTCGCCAGCCTTGTCGCAATGATGACGGCGCTTGCGGGTCTTCTGCTCGCCGCCTCGGCGCTGGCGCTGCGCTATTTCGCGGTCAGGCGCCCGGCCCCGGTGCCGGTACGTGTCAATGCGCGCACGGTAACCCTGCAGGCCCGGCGCACGCCGCGCGGCTGGACCGTCGAGTAGTCCTGACGATCACACGCCCGGAATTTGACCCTCAGCCCCGGTCGTCTTACCTCGTGAGCTGGAGGCGGGCGGCGTGAGCGACGAATTTGAACAGGTCATCCTGGTCGACGAAAACGACCTGCGGCTGAGCGACGGCGACAAGTGGCGCATCCATCAGGACGGCCTGCTGCACCGCGCGTTTTCGATTTTCGTGTTCAATCCGCAGGGCGAATGCCTCATCCAGCAAAGGGCTGAGGGGAAGTACCACTCGGCCGGGAAGTGGGCGAATTCCTGCTGCGGGCATCCGCGACCTGGGGAGGTGACGGCTGCTGCTGCGGCGCGCCGGCTGGAAGAGGAGGTCGGACTCAGGGTGCCGCTGACCTTCGGTTTCAAGAGCCGCTACGTGGCGCATCTCGACAATGACATGGTCGAGAACGAGATCCCGCATATCTATTTTGGCCGGACCAGCGCGAAGCCCGCGCTCAATCCCCAAGAAGTCCAGGCCGTGCGCTGGATTTCGCTGGAGGCGCTGTCCGCTGCGGTTCTGGCCGCGCCGGACCACTATGCCGCCTGGCTCCGGCACTACATCTCGGCTCATCCTGCGGAGCTGTCCGAATGGCGTGACCGCTTGCCGGTGATCTAAGCCTCGATGATCGAGGGGCACCCGCCGTTCGTGCGCGTCAGTTGACACCAGTGCGCTACAAATGTAGCGTACCAGTGTTGCTGAAAGCGAGGCGCCCATGTCCCAGCCGAATTCGTCCGAACTCGCCGTCCTGAAACATCTGTGGGCCAGCGGTCCGCAGAGCGCCCGGGAAGTGCACGACGGCGTTGGCCCTGGGCAGGGCTGGAAGGCCTCGACCACGCGCACCGTGATCGCCCGCATGGAAGAAAAGGCCTGGGTCAGCCGCGCCGACGTGCACGGCATCGCGGTCTACACCGCCGTCCTCGACCGCACCGCTACGCTCGGCGGTCTCGTGCGCCATCTCGCCCGCCAGGTGCTCGACATGGACGGCCCTCTGCCCGCCGCGCTGTTCGCGGAGAGCCCGCATCTTTCCGATGCCGAACTGGACGAACTCGACGCCATCATCAACGCCGCCGAAGACCGCGCCGGAGACAAGCCATGAGCGCCGCCGGACTGGTCCTCATCGCCCTCGGCTGGAGCGCCCTCGTCTGGGGCGGCGCCAGCTTCCTCTGCCGGCTGAAGCCGTCGCCTCGCGCCGCGCAGGCCATCTGGCGCGCTGCCGCCGCCCTGCTGTTCGCCCCCTTCCTCGCCGCGCTCGTGGCGCCAGGCCTGCCCGTGTTCGAAGCGGCGCCGTTGCCGGATGTGCCAGTGCTTGAGACGCTGCTTGTCCAGCCCGCGCCGGAAGGGCAGGCGGCAGCGTCTGCTGCGCTGCGCCTGCCAGAACTCGGTGTCGTCCTGATGGCCGCGATCATCACTGGCTGGGCCGTCCGCCTCGGTCTCTGGCTCGTCAGCCAGGTGCGGCTGCAGCGTCTCAAGGCGTGCGCCCTGCGTGTCGACCGGCCCGTCGCGCACTGGGCCGACGCGCTCGACCTCGCGCGCCAGCCGCACGTCTGCATGATCCCGCGCGGCGCCCCGTTCCTCGCAGGCGTCGTCCGGCCTTCGGTCTTCGTGCCCGCCGCGCTCCTTGCCAGTGGCGACGCCTCGCAGGTGCTTGTCCACGAACTCGTCCACCTCAAGCGCGGTGACCTCGTCGCCCGTCCGCTCGAGCGCATCGTCGCCGACGTGTTCTGGTTCTCGCCCTTCGCCTGGCTGATCCGCGAGCGGCTCGACTACTGGCGCGAAGTGGTGGTCGACGAGATCGCGTCCGAATTCACCGGCGACCGGATCGCCTATGCCCGCGCACTCACCCGCGCAGCGCGTCTCGCACGCCCGGCCGTCACGTTGCCGGTCGCTGCACTTGTCCTCAAAAGGGAAGGAAACCTGAAAATGCGCCTCACCGAATTGCTCAATGAAACGCCGCGCCGTCCCCGGCGTCTGGGGCTTGCTGTCGCCGGCGCCCTCGCGCTCGCTGCGCCGCTGGCTTTCGCGCAGTGAATGCTGATCAAGGGCGCGCCGGCCTCGGCTTCGTCCAGCGTCGTCTACGCGCACCCCGTGCTAGACAAGGCGAAGCTCACTTCCACCTTCGGTGCGCGGAACCACCCAATTACGGGCGAGCAGAAGTTCCACAACGGCGTTGATCTGGCAGAAGAGGAAGGCAAGCCCGTCTATGCGCCTGCCGCTGGCACTGTCACGCGCGCCGAGTTCACAGAAGGCTACGGAAATCTCATCGAGATCGCAGCCACCGGCGGCACCACGCTGCGCTTCGGACAGTTGCAGTCGATGAACGTCGCAACCGGCGATGCCGTCACGCCGGGCGAGACGATTGCGGCCCTCGGCCAATCTGGCAAGGCGACCGGTCCGCACCTCCACTTCGAAGTCTGGCGCGCGGGCGCCCCGGTTGATCCGCAGGCGGAAGATGGGCTTGTGCTGGCCGAGACCCTGCGCCTCTCGGCGCCGCCGGCTCCGCTCGCACCGGCGGGCACAGCAGCGCCGGATGCGCCCGCTCCGCGCGCATTGCTGTTTACCGGCGGCCCGTCCTCGCTCGCTGCGCCAGTGGCGCCGAAGGCGGCACCCGCACCGAAGCCCGCCACTGCGCCCGCCGCGCCGGCTTGTGGCAGTCTTTCAGCAGACTTGGCGGAACAGAAGGCGGGCCCGGAATGGGCCGCGCGTCTTGAGGCTTCCCGTGCGGCCAATGCGGCCAATGGCCTTGCACTCGAACCAGACTGGGCGCCTCAGGCCGTCAGTTGGCCACTGCCTGTTTATCCCTCCGCGGCCATGGAGAAAGGCCTGAGTGGCGCGTGCCGCGTGATGTTTGATCTTGGTGCCGACGGAATTCCTGCCAACGCAGTCGCGGATTGTTCGGATCCTGTTTTCAAGTCGTCAGCGGCTGCGCTTCCCGGCGCATCCTTCAAGCCGGTCTTGAATGAAGCCGGTCAAGCCGTCGAAGTGAAAGGCGTGATCTATCCGCTTGAATACTGCATCGAATGAGGCTGCGCTGCTCTGTTTGAGGGCCTGAGACCGGCCGGAGTACTTTTCAGAATGAGTGAGCCGTTCCGGCCATCAGCCTTGATCGTCGCCCG
The genomic region above belongs to Acidobacteriota bacterium and contains:
- a CDS encoding M56 family metallopeptidase → MSAAGLVLIALGWSALVWGGASFLCRLKPSPRAAQAIWRAAAALLFAPFLAALVAPGLPVFEAAPLPDVPVLETLLVQPAPEGQAAASAALRLPELGVVLMAAIITGWAVRLGLWLVSQVRLQRLKACALRVDRPVAHWADALDLARQPHVCMIPRGAPFLAGVVRPSVFVPAALLASGDASQVLVHELVHLKRGDLVARPLERIVADVFWFSPFAWLIRERLDYWREVVVDEIASEFTGDRIAYARALTRAARLARPAVTLPVAALVLKREGNLKMRLTELLNETPRRPRRLGLAVAGALALAAPLAFAQ
- a CDS encoding TerB family tellurite resistance protein; amino-acid sequence: MSLWTTLLNSGRRLFDTGPVPDIDSAGADGCAPDQNDVGFTAAVVGLGAKMAAADGLVSDSEIMAFARVFRAPPEEAENVRRVFALARQTVRGYEAYARRIGRRYRDRPCLLEGVLDGLFQIAGADGVVTEAEMTYLRTVSEAFGFDQATFRRIRASHLGPERDDPYHILGVAHDADFPDIRTAYRRLMADHHPDRIIQMGAPREFEDAAHSKAAAITAAYARIRAERGLLVRQE
- a CDS encoding BlaI/MecI/CopY family transcriptional regulator, whose translation is MSQPNSSELAVLKHLWASGPQSAREVHDGVGPGQGWKASTTRTVIARMEEKAWVSRADVHGIAVYTAVLDRTATLGGLVRHLARQVLDMDGPLPAALFAESPHLSDAELDELDAIINAAEDRAGDKP
- the idi gene encoding isopentenyl-diphosphate Delta-isomerase, whose product is MSDEFEQVILVDENDLRLSDGDKWRIHQDGLLHRAFSIFVFNPQGECLIQQRAEGKYHSAGKWANSCCGHPRPGEVTAAAAARRLEEEVGLRVPLTFGFKSRYVAHLDNDMVENEIPHIYFGRTSAKPALNPQEVQAVRWISLEALSAAVLAAPDHYAAWLRHYISAHPAELSEWRDRLPVI
- a CDS encoding peptidoglycan DD-metalloendopeptidase family protein yields the protein MLIKGAPASASSSVVYAHPVLDKAKLTSTFGARNHPITGEQKFHNGVDLAEEEGKPVYAPAAGTVTRAEFTEGYGNLIEIAATGGTTLRFGQLQSMNVATGDAVTPGETIAALGQSGKATGPHLHFEVWRAGAPVDPQAEDGLVLAETLRLSAPPAPLAPAGTAAPDAPAPRALLFTGGPSSLAAPVAPKAAPAPKPATAPAAPACGSLSADLAEQKAGPEWAARLEASRAANAANGLALEPDWAPQAVSWPLPVYPSAAMEKGLSGACRVMFDLGADGIPANAVADCSDPVFKSSAAALPGASFKPVLNEAGQAVEVKGVIYPLEYCIE